In Methanothermobacter sp. K4, one genomic interval encodes:
- a CDS encoding V-type proton ATPase subunit E — MSSGAEKIVSSIMSEAQAKADAIIQEAEKEAAGILEEGEKRARMASERILESARKQADMRYQQIISEAKMNARRAELEAREEVIQEAFRKAEEELENLASASSDEYISALRAMIKEAAVEIGGGELTVSMKEGDDSLDLGLDKIAAEVEAETGKKTTLEVGDSIRTIGGAVVRTKDGLVEVNNTVEARMSRFRKALRSEVARVLFQ; from the coding sequence ATGAGCTCCGGAGCCGAAAAAATTGTCTCCAGTATAATGTCAGAGGCTCAGGCAAAGGCAGACGCCATCATTCAGGAAGCTGAAAAGGAAGCCGCCGGTATACTAGAGGAAGGTGAAAAAAGGGCCAGAATGGCCAGCGAACGCATCCTGGAATCAGCCAGGAAACAGGCCGATATGAGGTACCAGCAGATAATCTCAGAGGCCAAGATGAACGCAAGGCGTGCAGAGCTGGAGGCAAGGGAAGAGGTAATACAGGAGGCCTTCAGAAAGGCCGAGGAGGAACTTGAAAACCTGGCATCCGCATCCTCAGATGAATACATCAGCGCCCTAAGGGCAATGATAAAGGAGGCCGCGGTTGAGATAGGAGGGGGCGAACTCACCGTCAGCATGAAGGAGGGTGATGACTCCCTCGACCTTGGCCTTGATAAAATCGCAGCTGAAGTGGAAGCCGAGACAGGCAAAAAGACAACCCTGGAGGTTGGAGACAGTATCAGAACCATTGGAGGAGCAGTGGTAAGGACAAAGGATGGACTGGTTGAGGTTAACAATACAGTAGAGGCCAGGATGTCCCGCTTCAGAAAGGCTCTACGTTCAGAGGTGGCCAGGGTTCTTTTCCAATGA
- a CDS encoding ATP synthase subunit K (produces ATP from ADP in the presence of a proton gradient across the membrane; the K subunit is a nonenzymatic component which binds the dimeric form by interacting with the G and E subunits) has product MVEIALGTALAAIGAGVAVGFAGLGSGLGQGIAAAGSVGAVAEDSDMFARGIIFSALPETQAIYGFLIAILLLVFSGLLGGGKGLDVTAGLVAVGAGAAIGFAGLGSGMGQGITSASSVGAVVEDPDMFARGIIFSALSETQAIYGFLIAILLMVFGGILGG; this is encoded by the coding sequence ATGGTTGAAATAGCATTAGGAACTGCTTTAGCAGCAATAGGTGCTGGAGTTGCAGTAGGATTCGCAGGTCTTGGATCAGGATTAGGTCAGGGTATAGCAGCCGCAGGAAGTGTGGGTGCAGTTGCAGAGGACTCCGACATGTTTGCGAGGGGTATCATATTCTCAGCCCTGCCAGAGACACAGGCTATCTACGGTTTCCTGATTGCCATACTTCTCCTGGTGTTCTCAGGACTCCTTGGAGGAGGAAAGGGCCTGGATGTAACAGCCGGACTTGTTGCAGTGGGTGCAGGTGCAGCCATAGGATTTGCAGGTCTCGGTTCAGGTATGGGTCAGGGTATAACATCAGCATCATCAGTTGGTGCGGTTGTTGAGGACCCTGACATGTTTGCGAGGGGTATCATATTCTCAGCCCTTTCAGAGACACAGGCTATCTACGGGTTCCTGATTGCCATACTCCTCATGGTCTTCGGCGGAATACTAGGAGGCTAA
- a CDS encoding V-type ATP synthase subunit I, protein MFLPARMRKLKIITLDQYSDSVVRSLHEEGITQIDDISERIQQDAEWRQILKPSRATPYTGRVSSLLMKTSGILDFLGSVAAQEKGLKDTLKEFINPPVFDKREVEELDTESLLERAEELLGTVESETRVMEEKLNELDSEKASLESSLTVAEKLKEFDIDFADLHDSEYITGIAGRIPTENLDEIREKLSEITDELILFDTEGESKAERILIIITLRKHGDSVASLLRRMEFERFEISELSGRPSEVISSSETRIEEIRRERSEIISKLREINSEWEDELLILKEQLEIEKERNEVFSLFGETEKTVMLEAWVPLKEADRAIEVVEESSEGHCVTELEEPNPEEVPVLLDNPRFAKPYENFVEMYSPLKYNEIDPTIFMAFVFPFFFGFCLTDAGYGIFDALIGLILYRGLGKVNRFMRDFGIIMMSCGVWAFILGMVTNGFIGDFFPRFLNIQLPTVIPAIDAFVNPQNILIMALTVGVLHINFGLILGARNNIRLGNMREALGSQIVWLILELGIILYIFGGMFLGAPVIILAAAMLLYYNGLFGLMDVSGFLGTLLSYARLLALCLSTGGIAMTVNILTGLSYEMIPVIGVVLAPIIFVFGHLANNAFQSLGAFINSLRLHYVEFFAQFYLGGKNKFNAFRAERNFTKIRR, encoded by the coding sequence ATGTTTCTACCGGCAAGGATGCGAAAACTCAAGATCATAACCCTGGACCAGTACTCGGATTCAGTGGTTCGGTCCTTGCATGAGGAGGGAATAACCCAGATCGATGACATCTCCGAGCGCATCCAGCAGGATGCAGAGTGGCGCCAGATCCTTAAACCATCGAGGGCAACACCATACACTGGAAGGGTGTCATCCCTCCTCATGAAGACAAGCGGTATCCTGGACTTCCTTGGCTCAGTGGCAGCCCAGGAGAAGGGCCTCAAGGATACCCTGAAGGAGTTCATCAACCCCCCAGTATTTGATAAAAGGGAGGTTGAGGAGCTGGACACAGAATCGCTCCTGGAAAGGGCCGAGGAGCTCCTGGGAACGGTCGAATCAGAGACCAGGGTTATGGAGGAAAAATTGAATGAGCTTGATTCAGAAAAAGCAAGCCTTGAATCAAGCCTGACTGTTGCAGAGAAACTGAAAGAATTTGATATTGATTTTGCCGATCTCCATGATTCAGAGTACATAACCGGAATCGCCGGGAGAATACCCACTGAAAACCTGGATGAAATCCGGGAAAAACTCTCAGAGATCACAGATGAACTGATACTCTTCGATACAGAGGGGGAAAGCAAGGCAGAGCGCATTTTGATAATAATAACCCTCAGGAAACATGGGGACAGTGTGGCATCACTCCTAAGAAGAATGGAATTTGAGAGATTCGAGATCAGCGAACTCAGCGGAAGGCCATCAGAGGTTATATCCTCCTCAGAGACACGCATTGAGGAAATCAGAAGGGAAAGAAGTGAGATCATCTCAAAGCTGAGGGAGATAAACAGTGAATGGGAGGACGAACTCCTTATCCTCAAGGAACAGCTTGAAATCGAGAAGGAGCGAAACGAGGTCTTCTCACTCTTCGGTGAAACCGAGAAGACAGTGATGCTTGAGGCATGGGTGCCCCTCAAGGAGGCTGATAGGGCCATCGAGGTTGTTGAGGAGTCATCTGAGGGCCACTGCGTCACCGAACTCGAGGAACCAAACCCTGAGGAGGTCCCGGTTCTCCTGGACAACCCCAGATTCGCCAAGCCCTACGAGAACTTCGTGGAGATGTACTCCCCACTGAAGTACAACGAGATCGACCCAACGATCTTCATGGCCTTTGTGTTCCCGTTCTTCTTCGGGTTCTGTCTCACAGATGCAGGGTACGGTATATTCGATGCACTCATAGGACTCATACTCTACCGGGGCCTTGGTAAGGTAAACCGGTTCATGAGGGACTTCGGTATAATAATGATGTCCTGTGGTGTATGGGCATTCATCCTCGGGATGGTCACCAATGGATTCATAGGGGACTTCTTCCCAAGGTTCCTGAACATTCAGCTACCAACGGTTATACCCGCCATAGACGCATTTGTGAACCCCCAGAACATACTCATAATGGCACTCACGGTTGGTGTGCTGCACATCAACTTCGGTTTAATCCTGGGGGCAAGGAACAACATAAGGCTCGGGAACATGAGGGAGGCCCTCGGGTCACAGATAGTCTGGCTGATACTTGAACTGGGTATCATCCTCTACATCTTTGGAGGGATGTTCCTGGGGGCGCCAGTGATAATCCTGGCAGCTGCAATGCTGCTCTATTACAACGGCCTCTTTGGCCTCATGGATGTATCAGGGTTCCTGGGTACACTCCTATCATATGCCAGGCTCCTGGCCCTCTGTCTATCAACAGGGGGTATAGCTATGACCGTTAACATCCTCACAGGACTGAGCTATGAGATGATACCGGTCATTGGAGTTGTTCTGGCCCCGATAATATTCGTGTTCGGGCACCTTGCCAACAACGCCTTCCAGAGCCTTGGTGCCTTCATAAACTCACTTCGTCTGCATTATGTGGAATTCTTTGCCCAGTTCTATCTGGGCGGAAAAAACAAATTCAACGCATTTCGTGCTGAAAGAAACTTCACTAAGATAAGGAGGTAA